Within Massilia litorea, the genomic segment ACGCCGTCGGCAGGCTCGCGTTGTGGAGCCGGCAGGCCGGCCTGGTCGATGCCCAGGGCGCGGTCTTGAGAAGCGGCCGCTTCGCACGGCTGGCCGTCGCCGACCCGAAGCTCGCGCCGTATGGGGCCGCCGCCTATGAAACCCTCGGCAACCTCGGCCTGCTCGAGACGCTGCGGCCGAAGCTGGTCCAGGGCGAGAACATCGCCCAGGCGTATCAGTTCGTCGCCACCGGCAATGCCCAACTCGGCTTCGTCGCGCTGTCGCAGGTCCAGGCCGACGGCAAGTTAAAAGATGGCTCGGCATGGATCGTCCCGGCCTCGCTGCATGCGCCGATTCGCCAGGACGCACTCCTGCTCGGCAAAGGCAAGGACAACCCGGCCGCCGCCGCGCTGATGCGCTACCTGCGCGGCGACAAGGCCAGGGCGCTCATTCGCTCCTACGGCTACGACATCTGACCATGCCCATCGAGATGGAAGCCCTGCAGGCCATCTGGCTGACGGTCAAACTGGCCGCCTCGACCACCGCGCTCCTGCTGCTGCTTGCCACGCCCCTGGCCTGGTGGCTGGCGTGGACCGGCTCGCGCTGGCGGGTTCCCGTCTCGGCCCTGGTGACGATGCCGCTGGTGCTGCCGCCATCCGTCCTGGGCTTTTATCTGCTCGTCGCCCTCGGCCCGGACGGTCCGGTCGGCCGGCTCACCGAAGCGCTGGGGCTGGGCGTGCTCTCCTTTACCTTCAGCGGCCTGTTGATCGGTTCCATCGTCTACTCGCTGCCGTTCGCCGTCCAGCCGCTGCAGCATGCCTTCGAGGCGATGGGCAGGCGGCCGCTGGAGGTGGCGGCCTCGCTGGGCGCTTCGCCGGTCGACGCCTTCTTCAGCGTCGCGCTGCCGCAGGCGCGCGGCGGCCTGCTGACCGCCGCCATCCTCAGCTTCGCCCATACGGTCGGTGAATTCGGCGTCGTGCTCATGATCGGCGGGAATATCCCGGGCCAGACGCGCGTCGTCTCGACGCAGATCTACGGCTATGTCGAGGCGATGGAATACGCGTCCGCGCACTGGCTGGCCGGCGGCATGCTGCTGTTCAGCTTTGCGGTGCTGCTCGCGCTCGCCGGGCTGCGCCGTCACGATGCGCGGGTGCTGCCGTGACGGGCGAACTCCAGGTCCGCCTGTCGCTGCCGCGTGCGGATTTCACGCTGGACGTCGACCTGCGCCTGCCCGCCAGCGGCATCAGCGTGCTGTTCGGGCCATCGGGCTCGGGCAAGACCAGCGTGCTGCGCTGCGTCGCCGGGCTGGAGAAGGGACGCGGCGCCCGCATCGTCGTGGGCGAGGAAGTCTGGCAGGACGACGCGGCCGGCGTCTTCCTGCCGACCCACCGGCGTGCGCTCGGCTACGTGTTCCAGGAGGCGAGCCTGTTCGCGCACCTGGACGTGCAGGGCAATCTCGACTACGGCCGGAAACGCAGCCGTTCCCCCGGAGCGGCGCGCACGCTGCAGGACGTGGTGGAACTGCTTGGCATCGGCCACCTGCTCGGGCGCCGCGTCGCCGGCTTGTCCGGCGGCGAGCGCCAGCGGGTGGCCATTGCGCGCGCCCTGGCGGCCATGCCGCGCCTGTTGCTGCTCGACGAGCCGCTGGCCGCGCTGGACGCGGCGCGGCGCCAGGAGATCCTGCCCTGGCTGGAAAAGCTGCGCGCCGAACTGAAGCTGCCCATGCTCTACGTGACGCATGCCGTCGACGAACTGGCGCGGCTGGCCGATCACGTGGTCGTGCTCGAGCAGGGGCGAGTGAAAGCGGCCGGTCCCGTCGACGAAGTGCTGTCCGCCATCGATGCGCCCGGCGTCGCGGGCGACGAGGCCGGCGCGCTGGTTCACGGCGTGGTCGCCGAGCGCAGCGACCAGTGGCAGCTGGCGCGCGTGGACTTCGACCATGGCTCCTTCTGGCTGCGCGACAGCGGGATCGCCGTCGGGCGCCAGGTGCGCTTGCGGATACTGGCGCGCGACGTCAGCCTGGCCACGTGCGAGCCGCTCGGTACCAGCATCCAGAACCATTTCCCCTGCATCGTCGAGTCGATCGCGCCGGACACGCATCCGTCGCAGGTGCTGGTGCGGGTACTGTGCGGGCATACCGCGCTGGTGGCCCGGATCACGCGGCGCGCGCTGGCCGGGCTGGACCTGAAGGCGGGCGGGCCGGCATGGGCGCAGGTGAAATCGGTGGCCCTGCTGTCCTAGGCCCGCTCAATGCCCCAGCAGCCGCAGGCTGCGCTCCCACTCCTCGCGCCACGCATCCAGGAAGTCGTGGGCGGAAAACGCACGCGACAGGCCGCGCAGCGGGACCCGGTAGACATCGTGCAGGCCGAGCGCCAGCACGACGGGGTTCCAGACGATTTTCGACTTCGCCTTTTTCGTGCTCGCCTTGACGCGCGCGCCGTCGTCGCCGAAGATGCCGCCTCCCTCTGCCAGCAAGGTGTCGAGGTTCAGTTTAACCAGCGGGCCGAAGGCGGCGATTGCCTGCTCCTTGAAGATGCCGGCCGTCGATTCGGCCGCGGCCTTCGGTTCCGGCTGCGGCTGGGCCGCGCGTTTCAGGGCCTTGACCAGCTTTTCGAGGTCCTTCTTCTGGAAGCGCAAGGCCTGCAGTTCGCGCCGGAAGCCGGGCGCGGGCAGGGCGGCCACGATCTTGTACGCGTCCTTCGTTCTCGTGATCAGCACGTCCTCGCTGCCCGCGGCCAGGCGCGCGGTGTCGCCCGCGTAGAAGATCGGCGCGGCATAGCCGCCGTTGGCATCGCCGAACAGCTCCGGATAAGCGGCGTCGTAGTCGAGCCAGACATAGGGCGTGACTTCGTGTTCGATCAGGCGCGCCAGGGTCCAGGGCGTGCCCGTCTGCTGTTCCAGCCAGTCGCAGCTTTGTTCGAGCGTGGCGCGGTAGGGCAGGATGGTGATGGTCATGTGTTGGCTTTCAGCCGGCGCAGCTGCGCGGCTTGATAGGCGCCGAAGGCGTCGTTGAAGAGGCAGCGGATCAAGGGGTCGTCGACCAGCTCGGCGGTCTCGAGCTCAAGCTCGGTGGCCGCGTCGAAGCGGCCGTCGTTGATCCGCATGTACATCGAGGTGAGGGACTCGCCGAGTTCCAGTGCCGCGTACAGTTTGGCGGCCGGGATCTCGGTGGTCCAGGACAGGGGCGCGGCGTCGGCGGCGACCGGGTCGATGCTGTCCCCCTCGACGCGGTAGTGACGATGCGTGGCCACTCCCTCGTGATCGAAGACGGACAGGCGCCAGATGCGCGGCTGCTCGAAATAGCTTTCCTCGGGCAGTTGCATGTCGCGGTATTTGTCGAGCAGGCCGGTGCCGCACCAGGCCTTGACCCGTTCGGCCTGCTCTCCGGTCAAGGCGGGAAAGCGGCGCGCGATCTCGCCCGTCGATGGCGGCACTGCCTGCGGGTCGCAGGCGTAGTCGACGTCCTGGTCGCCGACGGGCACGACCCAGTCGAGGGCGGGCGCGGGTAGCAGCGCATTCCCGTCGAGCCGCATCGACACCCCGGGATTCATGCGCACCACGCGCGCAGCCGGCAGCGCGGCTTCGACCTCTTGCTGGAACTGGCGATAGCTGATCGGGAAGAAGGCCTGGTTGTACCAGGACCAGGGCTCCTGCAGGAACTGGCAGGAACTCGGCACGACGAAACGGGGATGCAGTACCTGCAGCTGCTCGATCCAATGCGGGGGCAGCGCCGGCGGCGCCGGACTGGCCCGCGAAGGCGACAGCACCTCGATCTCGCGCATGGTCTGAAAGGGCCACAGCACCATGTCCCAGGGACCGTGGCCGGCCAGCGCCGGCAGCGTGTCCGGGTCGATCCAGGAATCCACGACGTTCAGCACCTTCAGTCCGGCCGCTTCGACCTGGAACATCGAATCGACGTCCGGATCCATGGCGATGCGCGGCGTGACCGTGAACGGACCGACGCTCACCGGCACATCGATGCGCAGGGGACGCACGTCGGCGAAACCGAGTGCGCGCACCATGTCGAACAGTTCGTCGAACAGGCAGTAGATGTGGATCGGCGTCGTGCGCTCCAGCAGGTCGAGGCTGTCGAGCGAGCAGTGGTCGTCGTGGAAGTGGGAGATGAAGACGGCGTCGAACCGCTGCCGCCGGATCTGCTCGTGGTCGAAACGCACGGGCGGAAACGCATGGCAGTTGCGGCTGAAGGGATTCTCGAAGATCGGATCGAAGGCGATGCGCGTGCCTTCGCAGTCGAAGAGATAGCCGGCGTGCAGGATGCGGGAGATATGAAGCGGCATGGAGAGCGTGATAGTTGGGCCGGGGAGGGCGCTCCCCGGCCAGGGCGCATGTTAACACGCCGGCCCCGCCGCCAGCTCAGCTGAACAGGCCGTCGTCCGATCCGCCGTCATAATTGTCGCCGGCGAAGTCGTCCGATCCGCTGCCGACATCGTCGAGCAGGGAGTTGCCGGTGCCGCTGTCGACGCTGCTGTCGCCGAGCAGGCTGCTCGCGCTGTCCTGCCCGGCGCCGCTGTTGTGGAAATCCTCGATCGGCGAGGTCAGCGACGAGAAGGCGTCGTTATTGCCCAGGAAGCCGTTGCCGTCGTGGTTGTGGTGGCCGAGCAGATTGCCCAGTCCCTGGAACAGGAAGGCGCCCGCCGCCACCCCGGCCGCGGTCGAGGCGATATTGCCGAGCGCGCCACCCATGCCGCCGCCCGTGCCGCCGCCCCGGAAGAAACTGCTGGCGCGGTTCATCATCGACGGCTGCTGGTAAGGCTGTTGATACTGCTGTTGCGGATACTGTTGCTGCGGCGCCTGGCCGCCATAGGCCGGGGTCTGCTGACGGGCGCCGGCGCTGTTGCCCCAGGCATTCGGATCGAGGAATTCGCCGCGCTGCGTTCCACCTTGCAATTGCCGCTGCAGGTCGGCGATCTCGGCCTTGGCGTTGTCCAGCGCCCGTTGCTGCAAGAGGGCGCGCTGCACCAGCAGGTAGGCGGCATCTGGCTGCATGGCCACGGCCTGTCGGATCATGGCCTCGGCCTCGGGATCTTTCGGCAGGTCGCGCGCCTGCACGAGCTGGTTCAGGAAATCCTGCAATAGCTGGGAATCTTGCGGACTCATGGTTTCACCCTCCACGTTGGTCGATATGGTCAATATTGCACCAGTTCGGCCAGTTTCAAGCGCGCGGGAGACGGGCAGGTGCAGGACCGGGCGCCGGCAACGGCAGGCTTGTGGCATGCTGCTTCCGGTTCGGCAACTTCATCGGCAAGGAGACACGCATGGCAAAGCGCCCCGGGATTTTCCCCACATTTTTCCTGTCCGGCTTCGAATGCTCCAGCTTTAACTGGAAAGAAGGCGTGCGCCGCAACCTGGTCGCGGAAACCGGGCACGACCGCCATGCCGCCGAGGATTACCAGCACCTGGCCAGCCTCGGTATCGCCGTGGCACGCGAAGGCATCCCGTGGCCGATGGTGGACAAGAGCGGCTGCTGCGACTTCTCGACCCTCGATCCCTATATCGAGGCGATGAAGGCGACGAAAATCACGCCGATCTGGGACCTGTTCCACTACGGCTATCCGGACGACCTGGATCCGTTTTCGGACGATTTCGTCACCCGCTTCGCGCAATATTGCCGCGCCGCCGCCGAATACGTGACGCCGAAGTTGCGCGGACCCCATTTCTTCACCCCAATCAACGAAATCACCTTTTTCTCCTTCTGCGCCGGCGAATGGGGCTGGGCCGCGCCCTTCCGCTGCAGCCGCGACGACCGCATGCGCCTGCGGCTGGCGCTGTGCCGGGCCGCGATCGCCGGCGTGAAGGCGATCCGCGAAGTCGATCCGGAAGCGCGCATGGTGCACATCGATCCGCTGGTGCGCGTAGTCGCCCCGCGCGACCGCCCGGACCAGGTCGAGGCGGCGCGCCATGAGACGGAAGAAGATACCTTTCTTGCCTGGGACATCATCAGCGGCCGCGCCCACCCCGAATTCGGCGGCTCTCCCGAGATCCTCGATATCGTCGGCGCCAACAACTACGCCTTCGGGCAGATGGAGTACCGCGAGCACGGACCGCATGCGGCGCTGCCGCCGGGCGACGACCGCATCGCCCCGCTGTGCGAAATGCTCGACACGGTATGGCAACGCTACCGCCGGCCGATGATCATCGGCGAAACCAGCGGTTTCGGCCACGGCCGCGCCGACTGGCTGAGGGATGTGATGGGGGAATCGCTGGCGGCGGTGCGCCGCGGGATGGACTTGCAGGGGATCTGCCTGTTCCCGGCGGTCGACATGCCGGACTGGCATACCGGCGAATGGCTGCACAACGGCATCTGCGACCTGGTCGAGGCCGACGGCGACCTGCGGCGCATTCCCGACGGGGCCTACATCGACGAACTGCGCCGCTGGCAGAAGGAGCTGAACCGGGTCACCGCGCTGGACGAGGATCCGTACAGCGACCCGGTCGAACTACAGGACGTGATCGATGCGGCCTACCGGCTCAATGTGCAGCCCGATAAAAATTGGAACTGAGGGACCGGAACCGCGGGCTGGGCTGAACGATCACGCGGCCCGGGCGCCCTCCAGGCGCGACACGGCAAAACGGCCCCGTCCTTCGCGCTTGGCCATGTACAAGGCCTTGTCCGCATCCGCGCCAAGCTGGTCGCTGTCCACCGGGAAGCTGTCCGCATAGGTCACGCCGATGCTGGTCGAGACATAACGTGCGCCGCCCTCGAGCTCGAACGCCGGCTCGAAGGCCTTCAGGATCTTGGCCGCGACCAGGGCGGCTTCCTGCGGCGACCTCAGGCCTTCGAGGATGACGGTGAATTCGTCGCCCGCCAGCCGGCACACGGTATCGGTCACGCGCACGGCACCCCGCACGCGCTGGGCGAACTCGTACAGCACCGTATCGCCGGCGGCGTGGCCCAGTGTGTCGTTCACCTGCTTGAAATGGTCGACGTCGAGGAACATCAGGCCGATGCCATGGCCGGCGCGCTGCGCACGCTGCAGTGCGCCGGTCAGGTGCTCCTGGTAGGCGCGCCGGTTCGGCAGGCCGGTCAGGGTATCGATGCGCGCCAGCTGCGCCAATGCCTCTTCGTGCAGCCTGGCCGCCGATATGTCGGCGCCGAGCACATAGAAGCCCTTGTACTGGCCTTCGTGGATGTCTGGAATGCGCGTGATCTCGACCGTGCGCAGGCCGTCGCCGAGCGGCAGGGCCACCTCGAAACGGACCGTCTCGCCGGCCAGGCTGCGCGCCAGCAGGGGTTCGTGTTCGCGGTACAGCGCCTCGCCCATCACCGCGCGCATGGTTTGCCCGACGATGCTCCGGGCCGGCACGCCGAACCAGGTTTCATAGGTCGCGTTCGCAAACTGGTAGCGCCCGTCGCGGTCGACGTGGCCGATCAGCACCGGCAGGTTGTCGGTAATGGTGCGCAGGCTGCGTTCGCTTTCTTCCAGGCGCCGCGCCGATTCCTTCAGCGCGGTCACGTCCTTCAAGGCGATGACGGCGCCGATGCCCGATCCGTCCCGTGCGTGCAGTGCGCGTCCGCTGGCGAACAGGAAGCGCGGCGCCGCAGCGCGCGGCTTGACGATGATCTCGGCGTTTTCGACGGTCTCGCCGCGCAGCGCGCGCAGCAGCGGCGTCTGTTCCGCGGTCATGGGCGTCTGGCCGTCGGCCGCGAACAGGCGGTAATGGGCGGCCCGTTCTTCAGGCGCCAGCAGCGAGGCCGGCAGGGTGAGGATCTCCCTCGCCGCGCGGTTGAACATGGTGACCTCGCCTGCGCTGGAGCAGACCATTACGCCGACGTCGATCGAATCGAGCACGGCGTCGAGCAGCTCGCGCTCGCGCGCCAGCTCGTCCTCGATCTCCTTGCGCACCGAAATATCCTGGATATAGGCGCCGAAGAACGAGGTCTCTCCGGCGTTGACCAGGCCGATGGTCATCTCGACCGGGAATTCATCCCCGTCGCGGCGCAGCGCGGATAGCTGGATGCGCTTGCCGACGACGCTGCCGCTGCCGGTGCTTGCAAAGCGCCGCATGCCGGCCTCGTGGGCCTCGCGGAAACGCGGCGGAACGATGGTTTCCGTAATCGTCCGGCCCAGCGCTTCCTCGCGGGTCCAGCCGAAGATGTCCTGCGCACGGGGATTCCAGTCGGTGATCCGTCCCTGTGCATCGGCGCCGACAAAGGCGTCGAGCGCGGTGTCGATGATCGCCTTGACCCGCTGTTCGCCCTTGCGCGTTTCCTCGACGGCGCGATGCAGTTCCGTGGTGCGTTCGGTCACCCGGGTCTCGAGCGTCGCGTTCAGTTCGCGCAGGCCCTGTTCGTTTGCCAGCAGCTTCGAGAGCAGGGCGTTGAGGGTGCTGCGCAGGATCTGCACTTCGGTCAGGCGGCTGCGCAGCGGCGGAATTTCGCGGGCATGGCCGGCGCGCAGCGCATCGGCGTGGCGGGTGATGGTGTCCAGCGGCCGGGTGATGTTCCTGGCGAACACCCAGACCAGCAGCGACACCAGGGCCGCGGCAAGCAGGCCGGCCCACAGGATCTTGTTGCGTAGTGCATCGACCGGCTTGAACGCCTCCGCGAGCGGCTGGCGCACGAGCACGACCCAGCCCATTCCCGGATACGATTCGTGGCCTGCGCTCTGGCTGTAGCCAACGAGGTAGCGCTGGCCGTCGGGCCAGGTTTCGATCACGGAACCGTTCTTGTCGCGCGCGGCGCGGCGCAGGCTTTCCTGGTCCAGCACCTTGTTCGCGTATTCCTTCGGGCCGAGCAGGACCGCGCCCTTGCGGCTCAGGATGACGGTATCGACCGCCTTGCGCTTTGCCAGCGTGCGCAGGACCGAGCGCTCGACGGCGGCCGCCCACTGCCAGCTCAGGTGGGTGCCGAAGACGCCGTTGATGACGCCGTCCGGGCCGCGGTAAGGGAAGGCAATGTCGAGGAAGCGTTTCGGTTCGCCGGTCGGGTTGGGCAGCAGCTTGGCGAGCAGGACGGCTTCGTGCACGTCATGCAGGTGCTCGCCTTCGTAGGCGGCGGCGAACCAGGGCCGGGCCGAGACGTCCTTGCCTTCCAACAGACCGCTCGACGCGACCTTTACCGTGCCGCGGTTGTCGGTCATCCCGATCCAGGCGAAATAGGGAAAGGTCCGCTGCATGCTGTCGATGGCGGCGCGCTTGGTCTCCGCCGGCACCGTCGGATCGGTGATGGCGAGCCGCTCGGACATCAGCTTGACTTCGCGGTAGCGCTCGAACATGCCGCGGTCGAGTTTGTCGGTGGTCTGGTAAGCCAGCTCGGCGAGATTCTGGCCGATGTCGGCCTCGGCCTGTTTCGCCAGCGTATGGCCGACCAGCTGCACGGTCACCAGGGTCAGGAGCAGCATCACGGCGGCCGTCACGGCGGCCAGCGTCGGCGCGAGCGACAGGCGGCCGGAACGGAGAGTAGAAAGCATGAATATTTATGTCTAGCAATAAAGTTGCAGCAGGGCAGCTTATCATGCGAAACCGGGCCGGCTGCACGCAGGCCCGATTGCCGAGGGGAAATGATGTCAACGATGCACGAATGTGTCGCGCGGGTGGGACAGTAAGCGGCGTTTGCTTACCAGGTGTTTCTGGACTGGCCTGGTTCAGGCCGCGCCGGCGGCTTCCCATTCTCGCGCATGGACCCGGTTGCGGCCGTTGCGTTTG encodes:
- the modC gene encoding molybdenum ABC transporter ATP-binding protein, whose translation is MTGELQVRLSLPRADFTLDVDLRLPASGISVLFGPSGSGKTSVLRCVAGLEKGRGARIVVGEEVWQDDAAGVFLPTHRRALGYVFQEASLFAHLDVQGNLDYGRKRSRSPGAARTLQDVVELLGIGHLLGRRVAGLSGGERQRVAIARALAAMPRLLLLDEPLAALDAARRQEILPWLEKLRAELKLPMLYVTHAVDELARLADHVVVLEQGRVKAAGPVDEVLSAIDAPGVAGDEAGALVHGVVAERSDQWQLARVDFDHGSFWLRDSGIAVGRQVRLRILARDVSLATCEPLGTSIQNHFPCIVESIAPDTHPSQVLVRVLCGHTALVARITRRALAGLDLKAGGPAWAQVKSVALLS
- the modA gene encoding molybdate ABC transporter substrate-binding protein — its product is MGILFALLAIPAAARAGEVRVAVAANFMAPMEKIVPLFEAETGHKALLSFGSTGKFYAQIRNGAPFEVLLAADDATPEKLEREGRGAGRFTYAVGRLALWSRQAGLVDAQGAVLRSGRFARLAVADPKLAPYGAAAYETLGNLGLLETLRPKLVQGENIAQAYQFVATGNAQLGFVALSQVQADGKLKDGSAWIVPASLHAPIRQDALLLGKGKDNPAAAALMRYLRGDKARALIRSYGYDI
- a CDS encoding sensor domain-containing diguanylate cyclase, whose translation is MLSTLRSGRLSLAPTLAAVTAAVMLLLTLVTVQLVGHTLAKQAEADIGQNLAELAYQTTDKLDRGMFERYREVKLMSERLAITDPTVPAETKRAAIDSMQRTFPYFAWIGMTDNRGTVKVASSGLLEGKDVSARPWFAAAYEGEHLHDVHEAVLLAKLLPNPTGEPKRFLDIAFPYRGPDGVINGVFGTHLSWQWAAAVERSVLRTLAKRKAVDTVILSRKGAVLLGPKEYANKVLDQESLRRAARDKNGSVIETWPDGQRYLVGYSQSAGHESYPGMGWVVLVRQPLAEAFKPVDALRNKILWAGLLAAALVSLLVWVFARNITRPLDTITRHADALRAGHAREIPPLRSRLTEVQILRSTLNALLSKLLANEQGLRELNATLETRVTERTTELHRAVEETRKGEQRVKAIIDTALDAFVGADAQGRITDWNPRAQDIFGWTREEALGRTITETIVPPRFREAHEAGMRRFASTGSGSVVGKRIQLSALRRDGDEFPVEMTIGLVNAGETSFFGAYIQDISVRKEIEDELARERELLDAVLDSIDVGVMVCSSAGEVTMFNRAAREILTLPASLLAPEERAAHYRLFAADGQTPMTAEQTPLLRALRGETVENAEIIVKPRAAAPRFLFASGRALHARDGSGIGAVIALKDVTALKESARRLEESERSLRTITDNLPVLIGHVDRDGRYQFANATYETWFGVPARSIVGQTMRAVMGEALYREHEPLLARSLAGETVRFEVALPLGDGLRTVEITRIPDIHEGQYKGFYVLGADISAARLHEEALAQLARIDTLTGLPNRRAYQEHLTGALQRAQRAGHGIGLMFLDVDHFKQVNDTLGHAAGDTVLYEFAQRVRGAVRVTDTVCRLAGDEFTVILEGLRSPQEAALVAAKILKAFEPAFELEGGARYVSTSIGVTYADSFPVDSDQLGADADKALYMAKREGRGRFAVSRLEGARAA
- a CDS encoding DUF2076 domain-containing protein, with product MSPQDSQLLQDFLNQLVQARDLPKDPEAEAMIRQAVAMQPDAAYLLVQRALLQQRALDNAKAEIADLQRQLQGGTQRGEFLDPNAWGNSAGARQQTPAYGGQAPQQQYPQQQYQQPYQQPSMMNRASSFFRGGGTGGGMGGALGNIASTAAGVAAGAFLFQGLGNLLGHHNHDGNGFLGNNDAFSSLTSPIEDFHNSGAGQDSASSLLGDSSVDSGTGNSLLDDVGSGSDDFAGDNYDGGSDDGLFS
- the modB gene encoding molybdate ABC transporter permease subunit, producing MPIEMEALQAIWLTVKLAASTTALLLLLATPLAWWLAWTGSRWRVPVSALVTMPLVLPPSVLGFYLLVALGPDGPVGRLTEALGLGVLSFTFSGLLIGSIVYSLPFAVQPLQHAFEAMGRRPLEVAASLGASPVDAFFSVALPQARGGLLTAAILSFAHTVGEFGVVLMIGGNIPGQTRVVSTQIYGYVEAMEYASAHWLAGGMLLFSFAVLLALAGLRRHDARVLP
- a CDS encoding glycoside hydrolase family 1 protein yields the protein MAKRPGIFPTFFLSGFECSSFNWKEGVRRNLVAETGHDRHAAEDYQHLASLGIAVAREGIPWPMVDKSGCCDFSTLDPYIEAMKATKITPIWDLFHYGYPDDLDPFSDDFVTRFAQYCRAAAEYVTPKLRGPHFFTPINEITFFSFCAGEWGWAAPFRCSRDDRMRLRLALCRAAIAGVKAIREVDPEARMVHIDPLVRVVAPRDRPDQVEAARHETEEDTFLAWDIISGRAHPEFGGSPEILDIVGANNYAFGQMEYREHGPHAALPPGDDRIAPLCEMLDTVWQRYRRPMIIGETSGFGHGRADWLRDVMGESLAAVRRGMDLQGICLFPAVDMPDWHTGEWLHNGICDLVEADGDLRRIPDGAYIDELRRWQKELNRVTALDEDPYSDPVELQDVIDAAYRLNVQPDKNWN
- a CDS encoding MBL fold metallo-hydrolase; this encodes MPLHISRILHAGYLFDCEGTRIAFDPIFENPFSRNCHAFPPVRFDHEQIRRQRFDAVFISHFHDDHCSLDSLDLLERTTPIHIYCLFDELFDMVRALGFADVRPLRIDVPVSVGPFTVTPRIAMDPDVDSMFQVEAAGLKVLNVVDSWIDPDTLPALAGHGPWDMVLWPFQTMREIEVLSPSRASPAPPALPPHWIEQLQVLHPRFVVPSSCQFLQEPWSWYNQAFFPISYRQFQQEVEAALPAARVVRMNPGVSMRLDGNALLPAPALDWVVPVGDQDVDYACDPQAVPPSTGEIARRFPALTGEQAERVKAWCGTGLLDKYRDMQLPEESYFEQPRIWRLSVFDHEGVATHRHYRVEGDSIDPVAADAAPLSWTTEIPAAKLYAALELGESLTSMYMRINDGRFDAATELELETAELVDDPLIRCLFNDAFGAYQAAQLRRLKANT